From Natrinema amylolyticum, the proteins below share one genomic window:
- a CDS encoding SDR family oxidoreductase: MAATGKGMVVSQSILIAGSHGQVGQHVTELLAESERTARAMVREESQTDEMAALGGEPVVADLTDDVDHAVEGCDAIVFAAGSGGEDVYGVDRDGAINLIDAAGDAGVDRFVMLSSMGADDPEAGPDPLREYLIAKAEADEYLRNSDLEYTIVRPGELTNEPGTGEIRAADGLELGDGDIPREDVARTLVAAIDFEPVYGETFEILSGDRSIEDALEAVGSS; the protein is encoded by the coding sequence ATGGCGGCGACCGGCAAAGGAATGGTCGTGAGCCAGTCGATACTCATCGCCGGATCGCACGGCCAGGTCGGACAGCACGTCACGGAACTGCTCGCCGAGAGCGAGCGGACCGCTCGAGCGATGGTGCGCGAGGAGTCCCAGACCGACGAGATGGCGGCCCTGGGCGGGGAACCGGTCGTGGCGGACCTGACCGACGACGTCGATCACGCCGTCGAGGGGTGTGACGCGATCGTCTTCGCGGCCGGCTCCGGCGGAGAGGACGTCTACGGCGTCGACCGCGACGGGGCGATCAACCTTATCGACGCGGCGGGCGACGCCGGCGTCGACCGGTTCGTCATGCTCAGTTCGATGGGGGCCGACGACCCGGAAGCGGGACCCGACCCCCTCCGAGAGTATCTGATCGCCAAGGCCGAGGCCGACGAGTACCTCCGCAACAGCGACCTCGAGTACACGATCGTTCGGCCGGGCGAGCTGACGAACGAGCCCGGAACGGGCGAGATCCGGGCGGCCGACGGGCTCGAGCTGGGGGACGGTGACATCCCCCGCGAAGACGTCGCGCGGACGCTCGTGGCCGCGATCGACTTCGAGCCGGTGTACGGAGAGACGTTCGAGATCCTGTCGGGCGACCGGTCGATCGAGGACGCGCTCGAGGCGGTCGGCTCGAGTTGA
- a CDS encoding phytoene/squalene synthase family protein, producing the protein MTTGQPEPPTDADLEWCYDAVHGVSRTFSITIDRLEEPMARHICVGYLLCRIADTIEDAGHIPPDAQTELLAEYDRLLDPAAEESIATFMNDVEPWIPADRNDDWEVVAETPRVLRTFESLDEEPREIMRGPVRELVDGMAMFTDRYASEGGLRLQTIEELEEYCWYAAGTVGTLITGLVARGTSQERAAEMRENARSFALLLQLVNIAKDVEDDYHEENNVYLPAEWLAAEDVDVEAVTDEAHHGGVTNVIQRVTGRAENYLDDAQRYLEIVPEHNGNRLSAWAIPYLLAVGTLRELRERPEDVVREGDVKVSRAEVFALLQQFEDGVSRSRLEELRSKMAEQPLHQ; encoded by the coding sequence ATGACCACGGGCCAGCCCGAACCCCCCACTGACGCCGACCTCGAGTGGTGTTATGATGCGGTTCACGGCGTTTCGCGGACCTTTTCGATCACGATCGATCGGCTCGAGGAGCCGATGGCGAGACACATCTGTGTCGGGTACCTCCTCTGTCGAATCGCGGACACGATCGAGGACGCGGGACACATCCCGCCGGACGCCCAGACCGAACTGCTCGCGGAGTACGATCGGCTGCTCGATCCGGCCGCCGAGGAATCGATCGCGACCTTCATGAACGACGTCGAGCCGTGGATTCCCGCGGACCGAAACGACGACTGGGAGGTCGTCGCCGAGACGCCGCGCGTCCTCCGCACCTTCGAATCGCTCGACGAGGAGCCCCGCGAGATCATGCGCGGGCCGGTCCGCGAACTCGTCGACGGGATGGCGATGTTCACCGACCGGTACGCCAGCGAGGGCGGGCTTCGCCTCCAGACGATCGAGGAACTCGAGGAGTACTGCTGGTACGCCGCCGGCACCGTCGGGACCCTGATTACCGGTCTGGTCGCCCGCGGTACCTCGCAGGAGCGAGCGGCGGAGATGCGGGAGAACGCCCGCTCGTTCGCCCTCCTCCTCCAGTTGGTCAACATCGCGAAGGACGTCGAAGACGACTACCACGAGGAGAACAACGTCTACCTCCCCGCCGAGTGGCTCGCGGCGGAGGACGTCGACGTCGAGGCGGTCACCGACGAGGCCCACCACGGTGGCGTCACGAACGTCATCCAGCGGGTGACAGGCCGCGCCGAGAACTACCTCGACGACGCCCAGCGCTACCTCGAGATTGTCCCCGAACACAACGGCAATCGGCTCTCCGCGTGGGCGATCCCCTACCTGCTGGCCGTCGGCACGCTCCGCGAACTGCGCGAGCGACCCGAGGACGTCGTCCGCGAGGGCGACGTCAAGGTCTCTCGAGCGGAGGTGTTCGCGCTCCTCCAGCAGTTCGAGGACGGCGTCTCCCGCTCGCGACTCGAGGAACTCCGCAGCAAGATGGCCGAACAGCCGCTTCACCAGTAG
- a CDS encoding thiol-disulfide oxidoreductase DCC family protein, with translation MGSDLPDGPIILFDGVCNLCSGFVQFVLPRDTEGQFRFASLQSDVGNELLAEHGLPTDELESVVLIEGEDCYVKSAAVIRIAERLGGVYRLLGPFRFLPRRLRDGVYDFVADRRYRWFGKKDQCAMPPADVDVSARFLE, from the coding sequence ATGGGTTCGGATCTCCCGGACGGCCCGATTATTCTCTTCGACGGCGTCTGTAACCTCTGTAGCGGTTTCGTCCAGTTCGTTCTGCCCCGCGACACCGAGGGCCAGTTCCGCTTCGCCTCGCTCCAGTCCGACGTCGGCAACGAGTTGCTCGCCGAACACGGCCTCCCGACCGACGAACTCGAGTCGGTCGTCCTGATCGAGGGCGAGGACTGTTACGTGAAGTCCGCAGCGGTCATCCGGATCGCCGAACGGTTAGGGGGTGTCTATCGCCTGCTCGGTCCGTTCCGCTTTCTCCCGCGCCGGCTCCGAGACGGCGTCTACGACTTCGTCGCCGACCGCCGCTATCGGTGGTTCGGCAAGAAAGACCAGTGTGCCATGCCGCCGGCCGACGTCGACGTCAGTGCGCGATTCCTCGAGTGA